The Pseudomonas sp. S06B 330 genome contains the following window.
AAAAGGCTGAAATCGACGAAGCGCTGAAGCCGTGCCTGGACCTGGCTCTGGAAGAACTCGATCCGGTTGAGCTGGCGGTACTGCGCCTGTCCACCTGGGAGTTCATGATGCGCGCCGACGTGCCGTACCGCGTTGTGATCAACGAGGGCGTCGAACTGGCTAAGGTCTTCGGTGCCACTGACGGACACAAGTTCGTCAACGGTGTGCTCGACAAGCTGGCACCACGGCTGCGTGAAGCCGAAGTAAAGGCGTTCAAGCGCTGATTCCGGCGCTTTTTGCCAATGGGTGAGTTCGAGCTGATTCGCCATTACTTCGCCGCTGCGCCCTGTGCGCAAGGCGGCGATGCGGTGGCGTTGGGCATCGGCGACGATTGTGCGTTGCTCAGTTTGCCGCCTGGCGAACAGTTGGCGATCTCCACCGACACGCTGGTGGCCGGGGTACATTTCCCGGCCGTCTGCGATCCTTTTCTGCTCGGTCAGCGTTCGCTGGCCGTCGCTGCCAGTGACCTGGCTGCCATGGGTGCCACACCCATCGGCTTTACCCTTGCCCTGACCCTGCCAGAGGTGCGTGCCGACTGGCTGCAAGCCTATGCCCAAGGCCTGAACCAGATGGCTCAAGCCTGCCGGCTCAGCCTGATCGGTGGTGATACCACCCGTGGCCCGTTGAGCCTGACCATGACCGTGTTTGGCCGTGTGCCAGCAGGCCAGGCCTTGACCCGCAGTGGTGCCCGCGCCGGTGATCTGCTGTGTGTCGGCGGTAACCTCGGCAATGCTGCCGGGGCTTTGCCATTGGTGCTCGCCGAGCGCCAAGCCGAAGCATCTGTGGCCGAAACACTGCTTGCCCATTACTGGTCGCCGCAGCCGCAATTCGCCTTGGGCCAGGCCCTGCGTGGCAAAGCCACTTCAGCGCTGGATATCTCCGATGGCCTGTTGGCCGACTGTGGGCATATCGCCAAGGCTTCGCAGGTGTCCCTGCGGGTCGAGCTCGATCGCCTGCCACTGTCTGCTGCGCTGCAAGCGTTCCTCGGCCATGAGGGCGCCCAGCAAGCCGCATTGGCCGGTGGCGACGACTATGTCCTGGCCTTCACCTTGCCTGAAGCTGAGCTGGCGCCGCTGTTGGCGGCTGGCTGGTCGATCCAAGTAGTGGGACGAGCCGGTACAGGCGCTGGCGTCAGCCTGGTGGATGGCCAGGGTCAAGACATCACCCCGACAACTCGGGGCTATCAACATTTTAGGGAGAAACCGTGACCGATCACCCCAATCAGGTGCCTGCGGAAAACGTTCCGCCGTCGGTCTGGCGCAATCCGTGGCATTTTCTCGCATTCGGCTTCGGCTCCGGGACACTGCCCAAGGCGCCAGGAACCTGGGGCTCGCTGGTGGCTCTACCATTTATCCCGTTGTGGCAGATGCTGCCCGATTGGGGTTATTGGCTGATGCTTGGCCTGACCATGCTGTTCGGCTTTTGGCTGTGCGGCAAAGTCGCAGATGACTTGCGTGTGCACGACCATGAAGGCATTGTCTGGGACGAAATGGTCGGTATGTGGATCACCCTCTGGTTGGTCCCCGAAGGCTGGCAATGGCTATTGGCGGGTTTCTTGATGTTCCGCTTTTTCGACATTCTCAAGCCCTGGCCGATTCGCTGGATTGACCGCCATGTGCATGGCGGTGTGGGGATCATGCTTGACGATGTGCTGGCGGGTGTCTTTGCTTGGTTGGGAATGCAAGTGCTGGTATGGAGTGTCACATAAGGGAGTCGTAGGATGCGTGGATGGCGAGTGGTCCTGATGATACTGGCGCTGGTCGCCAACGGTGTTCACGCCAGCGAGGCGACCAACCTGCCTAAAGAAGTGCGACTGGCCAGTGAGCGCTGGGAGGATTACACCAATGCCGATGGTACCGGCATCGCCTGGGATATCCTGCGCAAGGTGTTCGAACCCGCCGGGGTCAGTGTCTCCGTGATCAGCGTGCCTTATAGCCGCGCGATCGGCCTGGTCAAGCGCGGTGAAGCCGATGCCTGGGTAGGTTCCTACTTTGAAGAGCTCGCTGACAACCTCTATCCACGCTGGCATTTCGACGTCGACCATATCTACGCCCTGAGCCTGGCCAGCATACCGTTGCCGAGCCCCGACAACCTGGGCCAGTTCAAGCTTTCCTGGGTGCGTGGCTATGACTACCAGCGCTACCTGCCCAACGTCGGCGAATACCGTGAGGTGCAGCGGCGTGAAGGGATCTTGCTCATGCTTGAGCGCAAGCGCGTGGATGTCTACATTGATGCGCAGACCGAAGTCGAATATGTCATGGATCAGGCGGGCGACAATGAGCGCAGCAAATTTCGCAGCACACACATTGCCGAGTTGCCGATGTACCTGGCTTTTGGCAAAACCGAAAAAGGTCGTGCGCTCATGGCGCTGTTTGATCAGCGCATGGAAAAACTGGTAGCCAGCGGCGAGCTGCGTGAAATCTTCAGCAAGTGGTCCCAACCCTACCCGTTCGATCAGGAAGGAAGCCAGAAGTAGGTCAAATCGTACCTATCGATGGGTTTGAGCAAACATTCGACCTGAGCAGTCCGTCCACATACTGATACAATCGGCTCACTTTATTCTTCAAGCTTTCAAATCAGGAGCACAAAGTGCCCGTCGTCTTTGTTGCCGCTTCCAAGCTGCCTACCCCGTTTGCGACTTTCACCATGCATGGTTTTCTCGACGAAGCCACCGGCCGTGAGCATGTTGTGCTCAGCCTGGGTGATGTAGCCGATGGGCAACCGGTACTGGGACGCCTGCACTCCGAATGCCTGACCGGCGATGCCTTGTTCAGCCAGCGCTGTGACTGCGGTTCGCAACTTGAGGCTGCGCTGCAAGCTATCGCCCGTGAAGGGCGTGGTGTGCTGCTGTATCTGCGTCAGGAAGGCCGTGGTATTGGCCTGCTGAACAAAATCCGCGCCTACGAGCTGCAGGATGGTGGTGCTGATACTGTCGAGGCCAACGAGCGCCTGGGCTTTGCTGCCGACCAGCGTGACTATGGCATGTGCCAGCCAATGCTCGAACACCTGGGGGTCACGTCACTGCGACTGATGACCAACAACCCGCGCAAGGTCAAAGCACTGACCGGCATGGGCATCCCGGTCGCCGAGCGTGTACCGCTGCACACCGGTCATAACCCGCATAACAAGCACTACCTGGCCACCAAGGCCGGCAAGCTCGGCCATATGATGGGTAACGAGCACCAGGGCGAGGCCGGTCGGGCGTGACCCGCGCGCAAGTGCGGCGCCGGCTGGAGCTGGCTTGGTGGCAGTACCTGGCGGTGGCACTGGCACCGTTGCTGGTGTTTGCCTGGGCCTTCGGCGACCTGCAGGCGCTGATCCCGATCCTGGCCATGCCGATGTTCATCGCTGGTGTGGCCTCGATGTTTCTTAGCCTGCCGCGCTTCGGTGCCTACAAGCGTGCGCTGATCGCTACCCAGAAAGCCCTGAACACTGATGCCGAGCCCGCTGCCTGGATTGAACTGGCGCGTGTCCGGCGCATTGGGATGCTATTTGCCTGCCTGCCCGCTTGGGTATCGGCCTTGTCGGTATTTGTCGGCCTGGAGGCGGTTCCGCAAATCCTCCTGGCGATTTCGAGCCTGGTGCTGCTCTACCTCTACCGTATTCCGCGTCAGCTGGGCTGATGCGTGGCATTTGCCTGCTGATATTGCTGTTGCTGGCCGCGCCGCTGACAGCTGCCACGCGGGTGGTCAGCCTGGCGCCTTCACTGTCGGAAATTGTCGTCGAGTTACACGCCGCTGATCTGTTGGTGGGGGTGCTCGATGGCGGCGAGCGTCCGCCAGCCTTGGCCCAGGTGCCTTCGGTCGGGCGCTACGGGCAGATCGACATGGAGCGATTGCTCAGCCTCAAGCCTGACCTGTTGCTGCTCTGGCCGGACAGTGTGCCAGCTGCCCAGCGTGACCAGCTTAAGCGCCTGGGGATCCCTACCTACAGTGCCGAACCCCATGGTATCGATGAATTGATCGAACAGATCGAAGCCATCGGCGTGCAGCTGGGGCGCGCCGAGCAGGGGCGAGTGCGTGCCCAGCAGTTGCGATCGCAGTTACAGGCGTTACGTGAGCGCTATCACCGTGAGCAGCCGTTGCAGGTGTTCTATCAAGTCTGGGACAAACCCTTGTACACCGTGGGTGGCGGCCAGATTGTCAGCGATGCCCTGGCAGTGTGCGGGGCGCGCAACGTGTTTGCCGAGCTGAAAGTGCCAGCGCCGCAGGTCAACCTGGAGTCGGTGCTGCTGCGCAATCCACAAGTGATCCTGGCGCCCGACCAGGCTCAGCTGGACGCCTGGAAGGCTTGGCCACAGGTCAATGCAGTGCGCGATGGGCGTTTGTTGCAGGTGCCGGACAAGGGCCTGGAGCGGCCCAGTGGACAGATGATCGACGCGACGGCGCAGTTGTGTCGCCTGCTTGAGGCTAAAGCGCCGGCGTCCAGGTGATGCCGAGCAGCCAGGTGCGGCCTTCTTCGCGGTAGTCCGCGTATTCGGTTCCATAGTTGTATTGCGCACGGCTGTAGGTCTTGTCCAATACGTTCTCGGCCTTTAGCTCTAAACGGATCTCACGGCTGAGTGCCCAGCTGCTGCGCAAACCTAGCAAGCCATAGCCACTGAGCTTCCTTTCATTTTCCGCATCCGCATAACTGCTACTGACCGCTTGCCAACTGGCACCCAGGCCCAGGCGATCAAACTGCCGATCCAGGTCCAGGCTCAGTGTACGGCGCGCGCGGCGTTCAAGGGTGTGCCCTGAATCGCGGTCACGTGGATCAATCAGTGACAGGCCCAGGTTGCTTTGCCAGCCAAACCAGTCCTGGCGCAAGCTGGCTTCGAAGCCGTTGATTCGGGCCGAGCCGACATTGTGCGGAATAAAGTTGTCGCCCAAGGTGATCGCGTTGCGAAGATCCGTTCGGTATAGCGAAGCCTCCAGCTGTGAGGACTCGCTCAACCGGCTGCGCCATTGCAGCTCGTAACTCTTTGAACGCTCAGGCTTGAGATCGGGGTTGCTGAAATCCGGGTAATAGAGATCGTTGAACGTGGGCGCCCGAAAGCCCTCGCTATAGGACCACAGCAGGTCGTTATCGGGATTGATCGGCACAGTAAGGCTCGCGCTCCAACTGTTCTGCCCGCCAAACTGCTGGTTCTGGTCGCGTCTTACCCCCAATTCTGTCGAGAAACTGTCGCCCTTGTAGCGATGCTGGACGAAGGCTGCTCGGTTCCAGCGACTGTCTTCGTCAAAATCGGTACTGGCATGCAAGCGGTCTTCATACCAGTCGCCACCCAGCAAAAGGTTGTGGCGCTCATCAAGGCTGAGGTCGTTCTGCCAGTTGATGGCGTCGCGGTAGGTATTGAACTCGCTACCACCCGCCTGTAACGAGTCGCGCTTGGTGTCGCGGTTTTCGCTATGCCCCAGTTCCAGGCGCGAGTGCCAGGTTTCCGTGAGCTGTGCGTCGGCATAGGTGCCGACGCTGCTGACGGTGAAGTCAGTGTAAGGCTCGCTGCCATCACCGAACAGGTTGTCGTATTCACTGCGCCCGCGACTGTCGAGCAGGTTCAGGCCCAGCTCCAGCGACTCACTGACGACATGGCTGAGGTTCAGGCTCAGGCTCTTGTTGCGGTAGGCGTCGTGATCAGCGTTGGCGGGATAGGATTCGCGTGTTGCGTCGATGCCCGCACTCTCTTCCAGGCCAGCGGCGAGGTTGAAGCGGGTGCGGTCATCACCGCCAGACAGGCCAACATCGCGTTGCCAGGTCTGGT
Protein-coding sequences here:
- the nusB gene encoding transcription antitermination factor NusB translates to MISDESDRFNPRDPKPADAGKPSKSAKRREARQLATQALYQWHMAKQSLNEIEAQFRVDNDFTDVDGAYFREILHGVPVKKAEIDEALKPCLDLALEELDPVELAVLRLSTWEFMMRADVPYRVVINEGVELAKVFGATDGHKFVNGVLDKLAPRLREAEVKAFKR
- the thiL gene encoding thiamine-phosphate kinase, whose translation is MGEFELIRHYFAAAPCAQGGDAVALGIGDDCALLSLPPGEQLAISTDTLVAGVHFPAVCDPFLLGQRSLAVAASDLAAMGATPIGFTLALTLPEVRADWLQAYAQGLNQMAQACRLSLIGGDTTRGPLSLTMTVFGRVPAGQALTRSGARAGDLLCVGGNLGNAAGALPLVLAERQAEASVAETLLAHYWSPQPQFALGQALRGKATSALDISDGLLADCGHIAKASQVSLRVELDRLPLSAALQAFLGHEGAQQAALAGGDDYVLAFTLPEAELAPLLAAGWSIQVVGRAGTGAGVSLVDGQGQDITPTTRGYQHFREKP
- a CDS encoding phosphatidylglycerophosphatase A family protein, whose protein sequence is MTDHPNQVPAENVPPSVWRNPWHFLAFGFGSGTLPKAPGTWGSLVALPFIPLWQMLPDWGYWLMLGLTMLFGFWLCGKVADDLRVHDHEGIVWDEMVGMWITLWLVPEGWQWLLAGFLMFRFFDILKPWPIRWIDRHVHGGVGIMLDDVLAGVFAWLGMQVLVWSVT
- a CDS encoding substrate-binding periplasmic protein; the protein is MRGWRVVLMILALVANGVHASEATNLPKEVRLASERWEDYTNADGTGIAWDILRKVFEPAGVSVSVISVPYSRAIGLVKRGEADAWVGSYFEELADNLYPRWHFDVDHIYALSLASIPLPSPDNLGQFKLSWVRGYDYQRYLPNVGEYREVQRREGILLMLERKRVDVYIDAQTEVEYVMDQAGDNERSKFRSTHIAELPMYLAFGKTEKGRALMALFDQRMEKLVASGELREIFSKWSQPYPFDQEGSQK
- the ribA gene encoding GTP cyclohydrolase II, which translates into the protein MPVVFVAASKLPTPFATFTMHGFLDEATGREHVVLSLGDVADGQPVLGRLHSECLTGDALFSQRCDCGSQLEAALQAIAREGRGVLLYLRQEGRGIGLLNKIRAYELQDGGADTVEANERLGFAADQRDYGMCQPMLEHLGVTSLRLMTNNPRKVKALTGMGIPVAERVPLHTGHNPHNKHYLATKAGKLGHMMGNEHQGEAGRA
- a CDS encoding cobalamin-binding protein; translation: MRGICLLILLLLAAPLTAATRVVSLAPSLSEIVVELHAADLLVGVLDGGERPPALAQVPSVGRYGQIDMERLLSLKPDLLLLWPDSVPAAQRDQLKRLGIPTYSAEPHGIDELIEQIEAIGVQLGRAEQGRVRAQQLRSQLQALRERYHREQPLQVFYQVWDKPLYTVGGGQIVSDALAVCGARNVFAELKVPAPQVNLESVLLRNPQVILAPDQAQLDAWKAWPQVNAVRDGRLLQVPDKGLERPSGQMIDATAQLCRLLEAKAPASR
- a CDS encoding TonB-dependent receptor domain-containing protein translates to MKFFRLTPLLLCLPTSALLADPIDRDSALKLPNTLISANRQVEDRTQTSAANTVFTRDDIDRLQPSSVTDLLTRVPGVQVSRTGGRGSLPGIFIRGTKSAQSLVLVDGMRIANTSSGDSGLQFLNIDQVERVEVLRGSRSAIYGSDAIGGVIQIFTRRADKPGLQPRLHLGAGSNQTWQRDVGLSGGDDRTRFNLAAGLEESAGIDATRESYPANADHDAYRNKSLSLNLSHVVSESLELGLNLLDSRGRSEYDNLFGDGSEPYTDFTVSSVGTYADAQLTETWHSRLELGHSENRDTKRDSLQAGGSEFNTYRDAINWQNDLSLDERHNLLLGGDWYEDRLHASTDFDEDSRWNRAAFVQHRYKGDSFSTELGVRRDQNQQFGGQNSWSASLTVPINPDNDLLWSYSEGFRAPTFNDLYYPDFSNPDLKPERSKSYELQWRSRLSESSQLEASLYRTDLRNAITLGDNFIPHNVGSARINGFEASLRQDWFGWQSNLGLSLIDPRDRDSGHTLERRARRTLSLDLDRQFDRLGLGASWQAVSSSYADAENERKLSGYGLLGLRSSWALSREIRLELKAENVLDKTYSRAQYNYGTEYADYREEGRTWLLGITWTPAL